In Syntrophorhabdaceae bacterium, the following proteins share a genomic window:
- a CDS encoding helicase-related protein: MITQSNLSKPGTLVRSRGREWLVLPESTDEVLMVRPLGGLDEEIVGILPSVEPVESATFPFPSRQDVGDFTLGRLLREAARLSTRAAAGPFRSFARIAVEPRPYQLVPLMMALRLDPIRLLIADDVGIGKTIEAGLIAREMLDRGEIHRLVVLCPPALAEQWQKELEEKFHIEAELVLSSTIQRLERDLPIGVSVFDRHRFVVVSTDFIKSDRRAADFELKCPEFVIVDEAHGCTVAGGVGRGRQQRFDLVRKIAQKPDRHVVLVTATPHSGNELAFRSLLGLLNEEFFDLPTDIGKEERESVRRKLARYLVQRRRADIRHYLETDTSFPTRLDKEETYAFSPEYRQLFDDIFRFAHEFVSDKGTGERHRRVRYWSALALLRCVSSSPAAAAATLRSRAAADEASPGEVDDVGRRTVLDQDDVDDVATLDFSPGSDSNEDSDNVRRKLLAFARRAENLDVGLDNKLKGMAKEVKALIKDGFQPIVFCRFIDTADYVAKHLRGLLPAGVRVESVTGLLPPAEREARIAALVEGNDEYVLVCTDCLSEGVNLQEHFNAVFHYDLCWNPTRHEQREGRVDRFGQEKPQVRVITYYGKDNPIDGVILDVLIRKHKSIKSELGVTVAVPGTSEQIAETLFEGALFREATASNPAQLTFDFFNEIEPRKAAFHAEWENAREKEKASRSRFAQHSLDKDTVAAELRSVRESIGRNEDVARFFRTLLQIAKVPVEDCGQSVKVHLSDETPRALRQALGREEPFTGRFDLPLQKEEIYLGRTSPIIEGLAGWALDEALDPITRNDNRVASRCGAMSTSAVASRTVILLARFRYHLHVAGTVGETILCEETVPLACRGPVSNIEWLSAEESETLLAATPERNLIATAIEQQIDLLFDALGSIQQALEPVAQKRAVAQLEAHERVREASRTKGRVTVEPVLPVDILGAYVLLPRLP; the protein is encoded by the coding sequence ATGATAACACAAAGCAACCTGTCAAAGCCAGGCACGCTGGTACGTTCCCGGGGACGGGAGTGGCTTGTGCTCCCTGAATCGACTGATGAAGTCCTCATGGTCCGTCCCCTCGGAGGTCTCGATGAGGAGATTGTTGGCATCCTACCTTCGGTAGAGCCTGTCGAGTCTGCTACATTTCCCTTTCCGTCTCGACAGGATGTGGGTGATTTCACCTTGGGCCGCCTCCTGCGAGAAGCAGCACGGCTTTCCACGAGAGCGGCAGCGGGACCTTTTCGGAGTTTCGCCCGGATTGCGGTAGAGCCTCGTCCTTATCAGCTTGTCCCCCTTATGATGGCGCTTCGACTCGACCCTATCAGGCTTCTTATAGCCGATGACGTGGGTATCGGAAAGACTATTGAAGCTGGGTTGATAGCCCGCGAAATGCTCGATAGAGGAGAAATCCACCGTCTGGTGGTACTTTGTCCACCGGCCCTGGCCGAGCAATGGCAGAAAGAGCTTGAGGAAAAGTTCCATATTGAAGCGGAGCTGGTGTTGAGTAGTACCATCCAGCGACTGGAAAGGGACCTGCCCATCGGTGTATCCGTCTTCGATCGCCATCGGTTCGTGGTAGTCTCTACGGACTTCATCAAGAGCGACCGGAGGGCCGCAGATTTTGAGTTGAAATGTCCGGAGTTTGTCATCGTGGATGAGGCCCATGGTTGTACTGTGGCCGGCGGGGTGGGCAGGGGCAGACAGCAGCGATTTGATCTGGTCCGTAAGATCGCTCAAAAACCCGACCGTCACGTAGTACTTGTGACCGCCACTCCTCACAGTGGCAATGAGCTCGCGTTTCGGTCGCTGCTGGGATTGCTCAATGAAGAGTTTTTTGATCTTCCCACCGACATTGGAAAGGAAGAGCGTGAGAGCGTGCGAAGAAAGCTCGCGCGCTACTTGGTCCAGCGCCGTCGAGCCGATATCCGTCACTATCTTGAGACAGATACGTCTTTTCCAACGAGGCTCGATAAGGAAGAAACCTACGCTTTCAGCCCAGAATACAGACAACTCTTTGATGACATCTTTCGTTTTGCTCACGAGTTTGTTTCCGACAAAGGAACCGGAGAACGTCATCGCCGGGTCCGATACTGGTCGGCTCTTGCACTGTTGCGCTGTGTGTCATCCAGTCCTGCCGCAGCAGCAGCAACACTTAGGAGCCGAGCAGCCGCAGATGAGGCATCCCCAGGGGAAGTGGATGATGTGGGTCGTCGCACTGTCCTTGATCAGGACGATGTAGATGATGTCGCTACGCTCGATTTCAGCCCTGGTTCAGATTCTAATGAGGACAGCGATAATGTCCGCCGGAAGCTCCTTGCCTTCGCCCGTCGGGCGGAAAACCTCGATGTCGGGCTCGACAATAAACTCAAGGGGATGGCAAAAGAGGTCAAGGCACTTATCAAGGATGGTTTTCAGCCCATTGTCTTTTGTCGTTTCATTGATACGGCCGATTATGTGGCTAAGCATCTCCGCGGTCTGCTTCCGGCGGGGGTTCGTGTCGAATCGGTCACAGGCCTACTACCTCCAGCCGAAAGGGAGGCGCGTATAGCTGCCCTGGTTGAGGGAAACGATGAGTATGTGCTTGTGTGTACTGATTGTCTCTCCGAAGGCGTGAATCTTCAGGAACACTTCAATGCGGTTTTTCATTATGATCTCTGCTGGAATCCCACACGACACGAGCAGCGGGAGGGCAGGGTAGACCGATTCGGTCAGGAAAAGCCTCAAGTGCGGGTGATTACTTACTACGGAAAAGACAACCCCATAGACGGTGTGATTCTTGATGTGCTTATCCGTAAGCACAAGAGCATCAAGAGCGAATTAGGCGTCACCGTGGCGGTGCCTGGTACCAGTGAACAGATCGCCGAGACGCTTTTTGAAGGTGCGCTCTTCCGGGAGGCAACGGCAAGCAACCCGGCGCAGCTCACTTTTGATTTCTTCAATGAGATTGAACCAAGAAAGGCTGCCTTTCATGCCGAATGGGAAAACGCGCGAGAAAAAGAGAAGGCAAGTCGCTCTCGGTTTGCTCAGCATTCTCTTGATAAAGATACCGTTGCAGCAGAGCTCAGGAGTGTGCGTGAGTCCATAGGCCGGAATGAGGATGTAGCACGGTTCTTTCGTACCCTTCTCCAGATAGCTAAGGTGCCCGTGGAGGACTGTGGTCAATCAGTGAAGGTGCACCTGAGCGATGAAACACCGCGTGCGCTTCGCCAGGCCCTGGGGCGTGAAGAACCGTTCACGGGGCGCTTCGATCTTCCTCTCCAAAAGGAAGAAATCTATCTCGGCCGCACCAGTCCGATAATTGAGGGGCTGGCCGGCTGGGCCCTCGATGAGGCCCTCGATCCAATTACCCGAAATGACAATAGAGTGGCGTCACGGTGCGGAGCGATGTCGACGTCGGCCGTGGCCAGTCGGACAGTGATACTCCTGGCCCGTTTTCGTTATCATTTGCACGTTGCTGGGACGGTAGGTGAAACAATTCTTTGCGAGGAGACAGTTCCGCTTGCCTGCCGCGGCCCAGTATCAAACATCGAATGGTTAAGCGCAGAGGAGAGTGAGACGCTTCTCGCCGCCACACCCGAACGCAACCTTATTGCTACCGCCATTGAACAACAGATAGATTTACTTTTTGACGCTCTTGGTAGTATCCAGCAAGCCCTTGAACCAGTGGCCCAGAAGCGTGCGGTTGCTCAGCTTGAGGCCCACGAAAGGGTCCGGGAAGCGTCGCGAACGAAGGGCCGTGTTACCGTTGAGCCCGTGCTACCCGTCGATATTCTCGGGGCCTATGTCCTTTTGCCGAGGCTTCCCTAA